A DNA window from Candidatus Binatia bacterium contains the following coding sequences:
- the lpxB gene encoding lipid-A-disaccharide synthase: MTPASPAVTAAPSPPVPGRKVLLVAGEASGDVHGAALVRALRAADPTLAVYGVGGDRLRGAGMEILVETAHVATMGFTETFGTLGRLVAAYRRLSQFLAAERPALLVLIDYPEFNLFLARRARALGVPIFYYIGPQVWAWRRGRVRKIIERVDRLGVVFPFEPALYNANGPVAEFVGHPLLDIVRPTRSREETRARYGLDPVRPVLALLPGSRKKEVRALVRPAVAAAELLAAEGWQPILALAHTLTRDDLMAAFGRQWPAIPIAEDDTYDVVHAADAAVVASGTATLETALLGRPMAIMYRVGPVTYALGRMLVRGVDCIGMPNIVLGRRVFPELIQGAVTADNLAAAVRDVVGRRSDVEAALRELRNRLGEPGAAVRAARLALAVMA, encoded by the coding sequence ATGACACCGGCGAGTCCGGCGGTTACCGCGGCCCCGTCGCCGCCGGTGCCTGGGCGCAAGGTCCTGCTGGTCGCCGGCGAGGCTTCCGGGGATGTGCACGGTGCGGCGCTGGTTAGGGCCTTGCGCGCCGCCGACCCGACGCTGGCGGTATACGGGGTCGGGGGAGACCGCCTGCGCGGAGCGGGGATGGAGATCCTTGTCGAGACCGCGCACGTGGCGACCATGGGATTTACGGAAACCTTCGGTACGCTCGGACGACTGGTCGCCGCGTACCGGCGCCTCTCGCAGTTCCTTGCCGCCGAGCGGCCGGCGCTGCTCGTGCTGATCGATTACCCCGAGTTCAATTTGTTTCTTGCGCGCCGCGCCAGGGCGCTGGGGGTTCCCATTTTCTATTACATCGGCCCGCAGGTCTGGGCATGGCGTCGCGGCCGTGTACGCAAGATCATCGAGCGGGTCGACCGACTCGGCGTGGTCTTCCCGTTCGAGCCGGCGCTGTACAACGCTAACGGACCGGTGGCCGAGTTTGTCGGGCACCCGCTTCTGGACATCGTGCGCCCGACCCGCAGTCGGGAGGAAACCCGGGCCCGCTACGGGCTCGACCCCGTCCGGCCGGTGCTGGCGCTGCTGCCGGGGAGTCGGAAGAAAGAGGTCCGCGCCCTCGTACGGCCGGCGGTCGCCGCCGCCGAGCTCCTTGCCGCCGAGGGTTGGCAGCCGATTCTGGCGTTGGCGCACACGTTGACGCGCGACGATCTGATGGCGGCGTTCGGACGGCAGTGGCCGGCAATTCCGATCGCCGAGGACGACACCTACGATGTCGTTCACGCCGCCGACGCCGCCGTGGTGGCGTCGGGGACGGCGACGCTGGAGACGGCTTTGCTTGGCAGGCCGATGGCGATCATGTATCGCGTCGGCCCGGTGACGTACGCGCTGGGACGGATGCTCGTGCGCGGTGTGGACTGCATCGGCATGCCCAACATCGTGCTCGGCCGCCGGGTGTTCCCGGAGTTGATTCAGGGAGCGGTGACCGCCGACAACCTCGCCGCCGCGGTGCGCGACGTGGTGGGAAGGCGGAGCGACGTCGAAGCCGCGCTGCGCGAGCTGCGCAATCGGCTCGGCGAGCCGGGCGCGGCGGTTCGCGCGGCACGACTGGCTCTGGCGGTGATGGCATGA
- the msbA gene encoding lipid A export permease/ATP-binding protein MsbA has protein sequence MTPRPTLYRRLLRYLRPYWWPQFALAVVCMLAFSGTNGVMPFLVRHVFDDVFTNKNVAALSVLPLIIIGVFVFRGFVAFGSTYLTEYVGQRIVADIRNEVNHHIQRLSLSFFNRTPTGTIVSRVTNDVALVRTALTDSVASLLKDASSLIVLVAVAFYQDWFLALIAFFAFPLSVLPVIRLGKKLRTLANRGQVSMGALTVLLQETIQGNRVVKAFGMERYEDQRFAAENERMFRLYMRSTMMRAVQNPTMEILAAFGIAGVVWYGGHSVIGGGRTQGSFFAFLTALFLLYEPFKGLARTNTAIQQALGAAERVMELLDTQPEVGDRPDARVLAGIRDGIRLEGVGFRYDRDFVLRDVSMAVPRGKVVALVGASGGGKSTLADLIPRFYDVGEGRICIDGVDIRDYTLTSLRSQIAIVTQHTFLFNDTVRNNIAYGELSKDMEAVIAAARAANAHEFIAELPQGYDTVIGELGVKLSGGQRQRLAIARALLKDAPILILDEATSALDNESERLVQGALEALMRNRTTLVIAHRLSTVRRADRIVVLVRGRIVEEGTHEELLALNAEYRKLYDLQFRDEKPDEAKLLH, from the coding sequence ATGACGCCGCGACCGACCCTCTACCGTCGACTGCTGCGCTATCTGCGCCCCTACTGGTGGCCGCAGTTCGCCCTCGCCGTCGTCTGTATGCTGGCGTTCAGCGGCACCAACGGCGTCATGCCCTTCCTTGTGCGCCACGTCTTCGACGATGTATTCACCAACAAGAACGTCGCGGCCCTGTCCGTGTTGCCGCTGATCATTATCGGCGTCTTCGTATTTCGCGGCTTCGTCGCCTTCGGCAGTACCTACCTGACCGAATACGTCGGGCAGCGCATCGTGGCCGATATCCGCAACGAAGTGAACCATCATATCCAGCGCCTGTCGCTGTCGTTCTTCAACCGCACGCCGACCGGGACGATCGTGTCGCGCGTGACCAACGACGTGGCGCTGGTGCGTACCGCGCTGACCGATTCGGTTGCCTCTCTGCTGAAGGACGCCTCTTCGTTGATCGTCCTCGTGGCCGTGGCGTTCTACCAGGACTGGTTTCTGGCGTTGATCGCGTTCTTCGCGTTTCCGCTGTCGGTCCTGCCGGTGATCAGACTGGGCAAGAAGCTGCGGACCCTCGCCAATCGCGGGCAGGTATCCATGGGGGCGCTGACGGTGCTGCTGCAGGAAACCATCCAGGGCAATCGGGTCGTCAAGGCATTCGGCATGGAGCGGTACGAGGACCAGCGTTTCGCGGCGGAGAACGAGCGCATGTTCCGGCTGTACATGCGCAGCACGATGATGCGAGCGGTACAGAATCCGACGATGGAGATCCTGGCCGCCTTCGGCATTGCCGGGGTTGTCTGGTACGGGGGCCACAGTGTCATCGGCGGCGGGCGCACGCAGGGTAGCTTCTTCGCCTTTCTTACGGCGCTGTTCCTGCTGTACGAGCCCTTCAAGGGCCTGGCGCGGACGAACACCGCCATCCAGCAGGCGCTCGGGGCCGCGGAGCGGGTGATGGAACTGCTCGATACGCAGCCCGAGGTGGGGGACCGGCCCGACGCCCGCGTGCTGGCGGGGATCCGCGACGGCATCCGACTGGAAGGCGTCGGCTTCCGTTACGATCGCGATTTCGTGTTGCGCGACGTGTCCATGGCGGTTCCGCGCGGCAAAGTCGTGGCTCTGGTCGGAGCGAGCGGGGGCGGCAAGAGCACGCTCGCCGACCTCATCCCGCGTTTCTACGATGTCGGCGAGGGCCGCATCTGCATTGACGGCGTCGACATCCGCGACTACACGCTGACCAGCCTGCGCAGTCAGATTGCCATCGTCACGCAGCACACCTTCCTGTTCAACGACACCGTGCGCAACAACATCGCCTATGGCGAGTTGAGTAAGGACATGGAGGCGGTGATTGCGGCGGCACGAGCGGCCAACGCGCACGAGTTCATCGCGGAGTTGCCGCAAGGGTACGATACGGTGATCGGTGAACTCGGCGTCAAACTGTCCGGGGGGCAGCGGCAGCGACTGGCCATCGCGCGGGCACTGCTCAAGGATGCTCCGATCTTGATCCTCGACGAGGCGACCTCGGCGCTCGATAACGAGTCCGAGCGTCTGGTGCAGGGGGCTTTGGAAGCCCTGATGCGGAACCGGACAACGCTGGTCATCGCGCACCGTCTATCGACCGTTCGCCGCGCCGACCGCATCGTTGTGCTGGTGCGCGGCCGTATCGTCGAGGAGGGGACGCACGAGGAGCTGCTGGCGCTCAACGCGGAGTACCGTAAGCTGTACGACTTGCAGTTCCGCGACGAAAAGCCCGACGAGGCCAAGTTGCTGCACTGA
- a CDS encoding thioesterase family protein, with product MNSVDFRTMMDLEPHGPDTFVGTGPQYPWGGLYGGQIVAQALRAASLTIDTGFQVHSLHAYFIRRGDATEPIRLEVDRIRNGRSFLTRRVVARQSIGAILNMSASFQTPEAGADVQTEAIPPVAGPAGLSADAWGSLVERRFLPEDIGPGRVGAWMRLTEDLGDDPLLNACGIAYLSDDLPTDAVVARHPLRPPPGSTERRFWNASLDHAIWFHYPTRAVDWHLHDFACRGLTGTRGLSIGSIFDAAGRHVATVSQEVVIRARRE from the coding sequence ATGAATTCCGTCGATTTCCGCACCATGATGGACCTCGAGCCGCACGGGCCCGACACCTTCGTCGGCACCGGGCCTCAGTACCCCTGGGGCGGGCTGTACGGCGGTCAGATCGTCGCGCAGGCCCTGCGGGCGGCCTCGCTGACGATCGACACCGGCTTTCAGGTGCACTCGTTGCACGCCTACTTCATTCGTCGCGGCGACGCCACCGAACCGATTCGACTCGAAGTGGACCGCATTCGCAACGGCCGCAGCTTCCTCACCCGGCGCGTCGTGGCGCGGCAGTCGATCGGCGCTATCCTGAACATGTCCGCCTCGTTCCAGACGCCGGAAGCGGGGGCCGACGTGCAGACCGAGGCAATACCGCCGGTGGCAGGGCCGGCGGGACTGAGCGCGGACGCCTGGGGTTCCCTCGTGGAACGGCGCTTCCTGCCCGAGGACATCGGCCCGGGCCGGGTCGGCGCCTGGATGCGCCTGACGGAAGATCTCGGGGACGATCCGCTGCTCAACGCCTGCGGCATCGCCTACTTGTCGGACGACCTGCCCACGGATGCCGTCGTGGCCCGTCATCCGCTGCGACCGCCGCCGGGCTCGACCGAGCGGCGCTTCTGGAACGCCAGCCTCGATCACGCCATCTGGTTCCACTACCCGACACGGGCGGTCGACTGGCACCTGCACGATTTCGCCTGTCGCGGCCTTACCGGCACGCGCGGCCTGTCGATCGGTTCGATCTTCGATGCCGCCGGCCGGCACGTGGCGACGGTGTCGCAGGAAGTGGTCATTCGCGCCCGACGCGAGTGA
- a CDS encoding lysophospholipid acyltransferase family protein, with the protein MGGSTGRRRWWREGFFLWLLMELGPRAISGGLRLLQLTVRVELLRAEALLRRWESREQSIIAFWHNRLVMMPIPYRGGKLCIMNSQSRDGEIATRALARWGIHSVRGSASRGGARGFLQLVRAYRDGYDLAVVPDGPRGPRYVAKAGVIHLARVTGAPIYPVSFAATRRRRLRSWDRLILPLPFARVVYVVGEPLHVPREATDDEVEGLRAELEARLNAITREAEARVGNAFDGDGAAAP; encoded by the coding sequence GTGGGTGGGAGTACGGGGCGGCGCCGGTGGTGGCGCGAAGGGTTCTTCCTGTGGCTGCTCATGGAGCTGGGTCCGCGTGCGATCAGCGGCGGCCTGCGCCTGCTGCAGCTCACGGTGCGGGTGGAGCTGCTGCGCGCCGAGGCGCTGCTGCGGCGCTGGGAAAGCCGCGAACAGAGTATTATCGCCTTCTGGCATAACCGGCTCGTGATGATGCCGATCCCGTATCGGGGTGGAAAACTCTGCATCATGAACAGCCAGAGCCGGGACGGGGAGATCGCCACACGGGCCCTGGCCAGATGGGGGATCCATTCGGTACGAGGCTCGGCGTCGCGCGGCGGTGCGCGCGGGTTCCTGCAATTGGTGCGGGCGTACCGCGATGGCTACGACCTGGCGGTCGTGCCTGACGGTCCACGCGGCCCGCGGTACGTTGCCAAGGCGGGCGTGATCCACCTCGCGCGGGTTACCGGGGCGCCGATCTACCCGGTGAGCTTTGCGGCGACCCGCCGGCGCCGGCTGCGCAGTTGGGACCGCCTCATCCTGCCCTTGCCGTTTGCCCGCGTCGTTTATGTCGTTGGCGAACCGCTGCACGTGCCGCGCGAGGCGACCGACGACGAGGTCGAGGGGTTGCGGGCGGAGCTGGAAGCGCGGCTTAACGCCATCACCCGCGAAGCCGAAGCGCGGGTCGGCAACGCGTTCGACGGTGACGGGGCGGCGGCACCATGA
- a CDS encoding YebC/PmpR family DNA-binding transcriptional regulator gives MGRIFETRKHTMFARWDRMAKAFTRIGKEIAIAVKTGGPDPTSNPRLRRVIQNARAVNMPKDKVESAIKRAAGRDAADYAEILYEGYASHGVAVLVEAATDNPTRTVASLRNIFGKNGGNLGTSGSVGFLFKRMGVFRLDPAGIDQETLELDLIDHGLEEMGESTGEKGEPQLVIRCAFNDFGRLQKALEDRGIKPLSSESEYIPVTPTELDEESAKDVLKLVDAVEQDDDVQKVFHNLV, from the coding sequence ATGGGACGCATCTTCGAAACCCGCAAGCACACGATGTTCGCGCGCTGGGACCGCATGGCGAAGGCGTTCACGCGCATCGGCAAGGAAATCGCCATCGCCGTCAAGACCGGCGGACCCGACCCGACTTCCAATCCGCGCCTGCGCCGCGTCATCCAGAACGCCCGCGCCGTCAACATGCCGAAGGACAAGGTCGAGTCGGCAATCAAGCGGGCGGCCGGGCGCGACGCGGCGGACTATGCGGAAATCCTTTACGAAGGTTACGCGTCACACGGCGTCGCCGTTCTGGTCGAGGCCGCCACCGACAATCCGACTCGGACAGTGGCAAGCCTGCGCAACATCTTCGGCAAGAACGGCGGCAACCTCGGCACCAGCGGCAGCGTCGGCTTCCTGTTCAAGCGCATGGGAGTCTTCCGCCTCGACCCGGCGGGCATCGATCAGGAGACGCTCGAGCTCGACCTGATCGATCACGGCCTCGAAGAGATGGGCGAGAGCACCGGCGAGAAAGGCGAGCCGCAACTGGTAATCCGCTGCGCCTTCAACGATTTCGGTCGCCTGCAAAAGGCGCTCGAGGACCGCGGCATCAAGCCGTTATCGTCGGAGTCGGAGTACATCCCGGTCACCCCGACCGAACTGGACGAGGAGAGCGCCAAGGACGTCCTCAAGCTGGTCGACGCCGTGGAACAGGACGACGACGTGCAGAAGGTGTTTCATAACCTGGTATAG
- a CDS encoding Gfo/Idh/MocA family oxidoreductase: protein MTVPLRAGVVGVGYLGAYHAEKYAALDGVTLVGVVDTDAERAREIADRTHAAAYTDYRALVGQVDCVSVAVPTQFHFPIAHDLLAHDIDVLVEKPMTADLADGRALVAAAERHGRILQVGHLERFNPAIRALAEIVTRPRFIECHRLAPFVDRGTDVDVILDLMIHDLDVILSLVHGDVQAVEAVGVPVLSEAVDIANVRMRFAGGCIANITASRVALKRERKLRIFQADTYVAVDYGEKHVRVCRRVPVDGEPTITVEERDLDSGDALADEIAHFVEAVRTRQRPLVDGRTALRALEVADLIRSRMETA from the coding sequence GTGACCGTACCCCTGCGCGCCGGCGTGGTTGGTGTCGGCTACCTCGGTGCTTACCACGCCGAAAAGTACGCTGCGCTCGACGGTGTAACCCTGGTCGGTGTCGTCGATACCGATGCGGAGCGGGCGCGGGAGATCGCCGATCGCACGCATGCCGCTGCGTACACGGATTACCGGGCGCTCGTCGGTCAGGTCGATTGCGTAAGTGTTGCCGTGCCGACCCAGTTCCACTTCCCCATTGCACACGACCTGCTGGCCCACGACATCGACGTCCTGGTCGAGAAGCCCATGACCGCGGACCTCGCCGACGGACGGGCGCTTGTTGCCGCTGCCGAGCGGCACGGCCGCATCTTGCAGGTGGGGCACCTCGAGCGTTTCAACCCGGCGATCCGCGCCCTCGCCGAGATCGTGACCCGGCCGCGCTTCATCGAGTGCCATCGTCTGGCACCTTTCGTCGATAGAGGTACCGATGTCGACGTGATTCTCGACCTCATGATTCACGATCTCGACGTGATCCTCAGCCTGGTCCACGGCGACGTGCAGGCGGTCGAGGCGGTGGGCGTGCCGGTGCTCTCGGAGGCGGTCGACATCGCCAACGTGCGGATGCGCTTCGCCGGCGGTTGCATCGCCAACATCACCGCCAGCCGCGTCGCGTTGAAGCGCGAGCGCAAGTTGCGCATCTTCCAGGCGGATACGTACGTCGCGGTGGACTACGGAGAGAAACATGTCCGCGTCTGCCGACGGGTGCCGGTCGACGGCGAGCCGACGATTACCGTGGAGGAGCGAGACCTCGACTCCGGCGATGCGCTGGCCGACGAGATTGCACACTTCGTCGAGGCGGTGCGCACGCGACAGCGGCCGCTCGTCGACGGCCGCACGGCGTTGCGGGCCCTCGAAGTCGCCGATCTGATTCGCAGCCGCATGGAGACTGCATGA
- a CDS encoding 3-deoxy-D-manno-octulosonic acid transferase, with protein MNPSGAWRRRDAGDAAGKVSYAVYDTVAALFGVLALPVLPVLALSRHGSGLRERLGCLPASVRALDRPIWVHAASVGEALAAEPLLRELRQRYPGVPRLVSTTTATGREVARTSLPVAGAMLLPVDPAGIVDRVVRQLHPRALVIMETEIWPGLIRAARRAGVPRVIVSGRISERAARRYGWVRWLTKAVFAQVDGFAMQSAADAARIVSLGAPADRVEVIGNLKFARSSAGAVPVGRAAIDFGARPVLIAASTHAGEERLVLDACASLWARHPALLLVVAPRRPERFDEVDRLVAATGLRRARRTAVMGAVPADVQVLLLDTVGELPGLLPAARAVFVGGTVAAVGGHNVAEPALCGKPVAFGPHTANVALWAEALLAAGGAVRIESAGELSAVWTRYVADEAAAAEAGERGRGVVAAHADVAARTAAFVGRWVDEPA; from the coding sequence ATGAACCCGTCCGGCGCATGGCGCCGACGCGACGCGGGGGACGCCGCCGGTAAGGTTAGCTACGCCGTCTACGACACCGTGGCGGCCCTGTTCGGCGTGCTGGCTCTGCCCGTGTTGCCCGTGCTGGCGTTGAGCCGCCACGGTAGCGGATTGCGCGAGCGGCTGGGTTGCTTGCCAGCGTCGGTGCGCGCCCTCGACCGTCCCATCTGGGTTCACGCGGCGTCGGTCGGCGAAGCGCTGGCAGCCGAGCCGCTGCTGCGCGAACTCCGGCAGCGGTATCCGGGCGTGCCGCGGTTGGTATCGACCACTACGGCCACCGGCCGTGAGGTGGCACGGACCAGTCTTCCGGTCGCCGGCGCGATGCTGCTGCCGGTCGATCCGGCCGGTATTGTCGACCGGGTCGTGCGGCAACTTCACCCGCGGGCACTGGTTATCATGGAGACGGAGATCTGGCCGGGACTGATCCGCGCCGCGCGTCGAGCAGGCGTGCCTCGGGTGATCGTTAGCGGTCGCATCTCCGAGCGTGCGGCGCGGCGATACGGCTGGGTGCGCTGGTTAACCAAGGCGGTGTTCGCGCAGGTCGACGGTTTCGCGATGCAGTCGGCCGCCGATGCGGCCCGGATCGTAAGCCTGGGTGCACCCGCCGACCGGGTCGAGGTCATCGGCAACCTGAAGTTCGCCCGTTCCAGTGCGGGGGCGGTGCCTGTCGGTCGGGCCGCGATCGATTTCGGCGCGCGTCCGGTTCTGATTGCTGCCAGCACCCACGCGGGTGAGGAGCGACTCGTGCTCGACGCCTGTGCGTCGCTGTGGGCGAGGCATCCGGCGCTGCTGCTCGTGGTGGCGCCGCGGCGGCCCGAGCGCTTCGATGAAGTGGACCGGTTGGTGGCCGCGACGGGTCTGCGCCGCGCGCGGCGCACGGCGGTGATGGGTGCGGTGCCGGCGGACGTGCAGGTGTTGTTGCTCGATACGGTCGGGGAGCTGCCGGGCCTGTTGCCGGCGGCGCGCGCGGTGTTCGTCGGTGGCACGGTGGCGGCAGTGGGGGGGCACAACGTGGCCGAGCCGGCTCTGTGCGGCAAGCCGGTGGCCTTTGGCCCGCACACGGCCAACGTCGCCTTGTGGGCCGAGGCTTTACTCGCTGCCGGCGGAGCGGTGCGCATCGAGAGCGCAGGGGAGTTGTCGGCCGTGTGGACGAGGTATGTGGCCGACGAGGCGGCAGCGGCGGAGGCGGGCGAGCGCGGACGCGGGGTCGTAGCGGCGCACGCGGACGTTGCCGCGCGCACGGCGGCGTTCGTGGGTCGCTGGGTGGATGAGCCGGCCTGA
- a CDS encoding enoyl-CoA hydratase/isomerase: MGYERVSLDFDGKVAVLKFNHPEVLNAIGGQMLDDMLAALREVGAKGTAVRCLLLTGEGRAFCSGANLTDRAIRTSAAEVLRTRYHPIFCMLRDLDMPMVTAVHGAAAGVGMSFALMADMVCASKDAYFLQAFAKIGLVPDGGATFLLPRLIGWGRAVELSMLAERLPADKAYEWGLINRLYDDREALMAGAMELARRLADGPRALGLIRRLYWSTWTNAYEQQLDLEARMQDAAGNTQDFREGVMAFYEKRPAKFTGE, from the coding sequence ATGGGTTACGAGCGCGTTTCACTCGACTTCGACGGCAAGGTTGCCGTCCTCAAGTTCAATCACCCCGAGGTTCTGAACGCCATTGGCGGGCAGATGCTCGACGATATGCTTGCGGCGTTGCGCGAGGTTGGCGCGAAGGGAACGGCAGTGCGTTGCTTGCTGTTGACGGGCGAGGGGCGCGCCTTCTGTTCCGGGGCCAACCTGACCGATCGCGCCATTCGCACCAGTGCCGCCGAGGTGCTGCGCACGCGCTACCATCCGATCTTCTGCATGCTGCGCGATCTCGACATGCCGATGGTGACCGCCGTCCACGGCGCCGCTGCCGGGGTGGGCATGAGCTTCGCCCTCATGGCCGACATGGTATGCGCCTCGAAGGACGCCTACTTCCTGCAAGCCTTCGCGAAGATCGGCCTGGTGCCGGACGGCGGCGCGACTTTCCTGCTGCCGCGGCTCATTGGCTGGGGCCGGGCCGTGGAATTGTCGATGCTCGCCGAGCGGCTGCCCGCCGATAAGGCTTACGAGTGGGGCCTCATCAATCGCCTTTACGACGATCGCGAGGCCTTGATGGCAGGCGCCATGGAGCTGGCGCGCCGCCTCGCCGACGGCCCGCGCGCGCTCGGCCTGATCAGGCGTTTGTACTGGAGCACATGGACCAATGCCTACGAGCAGCAGCTCGATCTCGAAGCGCGCATGCAAGACGCCGCCGGCAACACCCAGGACTTCCGCGAGGGCGTCATGGCGTTCTACGAAAAGCGGCCGGCGAAGTTCACGGGGGAATGA
- a CDS encoding acyl-CoA dehydrogenase family protein, whose protein sequence is MDFSLSDRCKEYRERLLAFMESHIYPNESVYEEQLLAGGDPHGHPPIMEELKAEAKRRGLWNLFHPHKEWGPGLKNAEYAPLAEIMGRSPIASETCNCSAPDTGNMEVLTMFGTPAQQQQWLRPLLDGEIRSAFGMTEPGVASSDATNIAMRIERHGDHYVLNGRKWWTSNIYHPNCKIMITMGKTDPSAPTHRQQSMVLVPVDTPGVTVQRNLTVFGYVDQEGHGEVVYDNVRVPASNLVGTEGDGFLISQARLGPGRIHHCMRTIGAAERALDLMCRRALNRTTFGRRVAERANIQDWIAEARVEIEMIRLLTMKTAWLMDTAGNKGARTEVAAIKVAAPNVALKIIDRAIQVHGGGGVCQDFPLARMYAHIRTLRLADGPDEVHKMVIARRELRRFDPEFRTDAPNELASGSGKG, encoded by the coding sequence ATGGATTTCTCGCTGAGCGATCGCTGCAAGGAGTACCGGGAACGCCTCCTGGCGTTCATGGAATCGCACATCTACCCGAACGAATCCGTGTACGAGGAGCAACTGCTCGCCGGCGGCGACCCGCACGGGCATCCTCCGATTATGGAAGAGCTCAAGGCCGAAGCGAAGCGGCGCGGACTCTGGAACCTCTTCCATCCCCACAAGGAGTGGGGCCCCGGTCTGAAGAACGCCGAGTACGCCCCGCTCGCCGAAATCATGGGTCGCAGCCCGATCGCCTCGGAAACCTGCAACTGCTCGGCCCCCGACACCGGCAACATGGAAGTGCTGACGATGTTCGGCACTCCGGCACAGCAGCAGCAATGGCTCCGTCCGCTGCTCGACGGCGAGATCCGTTCCGCGTTCGGCATGACCGAACCCGGGGTGGCCAGCTCCGACGCCACCAATATCGCCATGCGCATCGAACGGCACGGCGACCACTACGTGCTCAACGGCCGCAAGTGGTGGACCTCGAACATCTACCATCCCAACTGCAAGATCATGATCACGATGGGGAAAACCGACCCGTCGGCCCCCACGCACCGGCAGCAAAGCATGGTGCTCGTACCGGTGGACACGCCCGGCGTGACCGTGCAGCGCAACCTGACGGTTTTCGGCTACGTCGACCAGGAAGGGCACGGCGAAGTCGTCTACGACAACGTCCGGGTCCCGGCCTCGAACCTCGTCGGCACCGAGGGTGACGGCTTTCTCATCAGTCAGGCACGCCTCGGGCCGGGCCGCATCCATCACTGCATGCGCACCATCGGGGCCGCGGAACGCGCCCTTGACCTCATGTGCCGGCGGGCGCTCAACCGTACGACCTTCGGCCGCCGCGTCGCCGAACGGGCGAACATCCAGGATTGGATCGCGGAAGCGCGCGTCGAGATCGAGATGATCCGGTTGCTGACCATGAAGACGGCGTGGCTGATGGACACCGCCGGCAACAAGGGCGCCCGGACGGAAGTGGCGGCGATCAAGGTGGCGGCCCCGAACGTCGCCCTGAAGATCATCGACCGGGCTATTCAGGTGCACGGCGGCGGCGGGGTGTGCCAGGACTTCCCGCTGGCGCGCATGTACGCCCACATTCGCACGCTGCGTCTCGCCGACGGGCCGGACGAAGTTCACAAGATGGTCATTGCCCGGCGCGAGTTGCGGCGGTTCGATCCGGAGTTCCGCACCGACGCGCCCAACGAATTGGCCTCGGGCAGCGGGAAAGGGTAA
- the lpxI gene encoding UDP-2,3-diacylglucosamine diphosphatase LpxI (LpxI, functionally equivalent to LpxH, replaces it in LPS biosynthesis in a minority of bacteria.) codes for MIAGNGRFPLIFAETARAAGVRVVAVAHEGETPPELAGMVAAITWVRVGQLGRIIDALVAAGVRRAVMAGGIRKEALLEHFVPDERAQRFLARLTTWGDDVLLRGVAEELEAEGISVVSSTLFLASLLAPCGPLTARVPEPAQWNDIRLGIEVAKALGQWDVGQSVVVRSGMVLAVEAIEGTDATIARGARPGAVVVKVSKPQQDLRFDVPAVGPETVRQCSRAGVAVLAVEAGKTLVLDRDEAVALAEAGGLAIVGVEAGGQV; via the coding sequence TTGATTGCCGGCAACGGTAGGTTTCCGTTGATCTTTGCGGAGACGGCACGCGCGGCGGGCGTGCGCGTGGTTGCCGTCGCCCACGAGGGCGAAACCCCTCCCGAACTCGCCGGCATGGTAGCGGCGATCACCTGGGTCCGGGTCGGGCAACTCGGCCGTATCATCGATGCTCTGGTTGCCGCCGGGGTGCGGCGCGCCGTGATGGCTGGCGGCATCCGAAAGGAAGCGCTGCTCGAACACTTCGTTCCGGACGAGCGGGCGCAGCGGTTCCTCGCGCGCTTGACGACCTGGGGCGACGATGTGCTGCTGCGAGGTGTCGCCGAAGAACTCGAAGCGGAAGGCATCTCGGTGGTTTCGTCGACGCTGTTTCTGGCCTCTCTGCTGGCGCCCTGCGGGCCGCTGACGGCGCGTGTGCCCGAGCCCGCCCAGTGGAACGACATCCGCCTCGGAATCGAAGTCGCCAAGGCGCTGGGCCAGTGGGATGTCGGGCAGAGCGTGGTGGTGAGGTCGGGTATGGTGTTGGCAGTCGAGGCTATCGAGGGCACCGATGCCACGATCGCTCGTGGCGCCCGACCCGGAGCGGTCGTCGTGAAGGTGAGCAAGCCGCAGCAGGATCTGCGCTTCGACGTGCCGGCGGTGGGGCCGGAGACCGTGCGGCAATGCAGCCGGGCCGGGGTCGCGGTGCTGGCGGTCGAGGCTGGCAAGACGCTGGTCCTCGACCGGGACGAGGCGGTGGCGTTGGCGGAGGCCGGCGGACTGGCGATCGTCGGCGTCGAAGCCGGGGGGCAGGTGTGA